The Polyangium spumosum DNA segment CCGCAAGGCACCACCGACGACCAGCTCCACCTGATGGTCCAGGCCATGGAGGCGTGGTTCTTCGCGGATCGTGATGCGCTTTTGCGCTTCTACGGCAAGGACTTCCAGCCGGGTGCGCTCCCGGCGCGACAAGACGTCGAGAACATCCCCAAGCCGGAGCTCGCCAAGGCCCTCGCCCACGCCTCACGCGACACGACGAAGGGCTCCTACACGAAGCACCACGGCTTCGCCCTCATCGGCCAGATCGATCCCGCCAAGCTCCGCGCCGCCTCCCCCTGGGCCGCCCGCTTCTTCGACCATCTCCTCGCCCTCTGCCCCGCCCGCTGATCCTCGCGACCTCGTCCGCCCGACCAACGCTCCCACGCCTGCGCGCGTCGACCACGCCTCTCCGAGAGTCGCCCACACGACAAAATCCCGCGACCTCGTGTCTCGGAGACTCGACCCCGTCTCTCCGAGGCTCGTCCTCGAGCCTCCGGAGGCTCGACCCCGCCTCTCCGAGCGTCGCCCACGCCACCCAATGCAACGACCTCGTGTCTCCGGAGACTCGACCCCGTCTCTCCAAGCGTCGCCCACACCACAAAACCATGCGACCTCGTGTCTCCGGAGACTCGACCCCGCCTCCCCGAGCGTCGCCCACACGACAAAAGCCCGCGACCTCGTATCTCCGGCCACTCGACCCCGTCGTTCCGAGA contains these protein-coding regions:
- a CDS encoding DUF4276 family protein, whose protein sequence is MSRGKTTPSAPEVWIFVEGGGSTREVQAALRLGFSNLFTKALGTRRKPSVIVSGGRDQAFKEWQRALKTNPEKLSLLLVDSEGPVPEGAAPWACLQARTGDTHWSKPQGTTDDQLHLMVQAMEAWFFADRDALLRFYGKDFQPGALPARQDVENIPKPELAKALAHASRDTTKGSYTKHHGFALIGQIDPAKLRAASPWAARFFDHLLALCPAR